From Rutidosis leptorrhynchoides isolate AG116_Rl617_1_P2 chromosome 3, CSIRO_AGI_Rlap_v1, whole genome shotgun sequence, a single genomic window includes:
- the LOC139898455 gene encoding uncharacterized protein, with product MKGHDLINSIVPDELILEIFRNLDSKSSRDACSLVCRRWLTLERFSRDTIRIGASGSPDALIHLLARRFPNVTNVYIDERLSVSLPVDFGRRRNASHSSLSWLRLHFVSEKSDAGAGESDSYCISDAGLNAVADGFSHLEKLSLIWCSNATSAGLGSVAQKCRFLKSLDLQGCYVGDQGLVAIGKCCRQLEVLNLRFCEGLTDTGLVELAFGCGKTLKWLGVAACAKITDCSLEAVGAHCNSLETLSLDSEFVNNKGVLAVAKGCSHLKNLSLQCINVTDEALTAVGVFCLSLESLALYSFQRFTDKSLCAIGKGCKKLKSLMLSDCYFLSDKGLEAVAAGCSELSHLEVNGCHNIGTYGIESIGKSCMRLTELALLYCQKVGDEALSEVGKGCKLLEALHLVDCSIIGDKAIYSIATGCRNLKRLHIRRCYEVGTKGIIAVGNNCKYLTDLSIRFCDRVGDEALVAIGQGCPFLRHLNVSGCHQIGDNGIIAIARGCPQLSYLDVSVLQNLRDMALAEVGEGCPLLKDIVLSHCRQITDVGLAHLVKTCKLLESCHMVYCPGITAAGVATLISSCTNLKKVLIEKAKVSERTQRRAGSVISYLCVDL from the exons ATGAAAGGCCATGATTTAATCAATTCAATTGTGCCAGACGAATTGATCCTCGAAATTTTCCGTAATCTCGATTCAAAATCAAGCAGAGATGCATGCTCCCTCGTTTGCCGCCGGTGGTTAACCCTAGAACGATTCAGTCGCGATACAATTCGCATCGGTGCTTCCGGTAGCCCTGACGCTCTCATTCATCTTCTCGCTCGCCGTTTTCCCAACGTCACTAATGTTTACATCGATGAACGTCTTTCAGTTTCTCTCCCTGTCGATTTT GGAAGAAGGCGCAATGCCAGTCACTCTTCTCTTTCATGGCTCAGGCTTCACTTTGTGTCTGAGAAAAGTGATGCTGGAgctggtgaatcagattcgtattgTATATCTGATGCTGGTTTAAATGCTGTTGCTGATGGATTTAGCCATCTTGAAAAATTGAGCCTAATCTGGTGCTCCAATGCAACAAGCGCAGGCCTTGGCTCTGTAGCTCAAAAGTGTAGATTCTTGAAATCTTTGGACTTACAG GGTTGCTATGTCGGAGATCAAGGTCTAGTGGCTATTGGAAAGTGTTGTAGGCAACTCGAAGTACTAAATTTACGGTTTTGTGAAGGTTTAACTGACACAGGTTTGGTTGAGTTAGCCTTTGGTTGTGGGAAGACCTTGAAATGGCTAGGCGTTGCAGCATGTGCTAAAATAACTGACTGTTCATTAGAAGCTGTTGGAGCCCATTGCAACTCTCTTGAAACTTTATCTTTAGACTCTGAATTTGTTAACAATAAAGGGGTGCTCGCAGTTGCAAAAGGGTGTTCTCATTTGAAAAATCTGAGTCTGCAATGTATCAATGTCACTGATGAGGCTTTGACTGCTGTAGGTGTTTTTTGCTTGTCGTTAGAGTCGTTAGCGCTGTATAGTTTCCAGAGATTTACTGATAA GAGTCTTTGTGCCATTGGAAAGGGATGTAAAAAGTTAAAGAGTTTAATGCTTAGTGATTGCTATTTTCTAAGTGACAAAGGATTAGAAGCTGTTGCAGCTGGTTGCTCTGAACTTTCACACCTTGAAGTTAATGGATGCCACAATATTGGCACATATGGGATTGAAAGTATTGGAAAATCTTGCAT GCGACTTACAGAGTTGGCTTTACTGTACTGTCAAAAAGTTGGTGATGAAGCCTTATCCGAGGTTGGTAAAGGTTGCAAGCTTCTAGAAGCTCTTCACTTGGTGGATTGCTCAATTATCGGGGATAAGGCCATATATAGTATAGCCACAGGTTGTAGGAATTTGAAAAGGCTTCATATACGAAGATGTTACGAG GTTGGGACCAAGGGAATTATAGCTGTTGGGAACAACTGTAAATACCTTACAGATCTCAGCATTCGGTTTTGCGACAG GGTAGGAGATGAAGCCCTAGTTGCTATTGGTCAGGGTTGTCCCTTTTTACGTCATCTAAATGTTAGTGGCTGCCACCAAATCGGGGATAACGGGATAATAGCAATTGCAAGAGGCTGCCCTCAACTAAGTTATTTAGATGTAAGCGTTCTTCAg AATTTGCGTGACATGGCATTGGCAGAGGTAGGTGAAGGATGCCCTTTACTAAAGGATATCGTACTATCACATTGTCGTCAAATAACAGATGTTGGCTTAGCCCATCTTGTTAAAACATGCAAACTGCTCGAATCCTGCCATATGGTATATTGCCCAGGTATTACTGCAGCTGGTGTTGCTACACTAATTTCTAGCTGCACTAATTTAAAGAAGGTTTTGATAGAGAAGGCTAAGGTTAGTGAGAGGACTCAAAGGCGTGCAGGATCCGTAATCTCCTACCTCTGTGTTGACCTGTAG